A single Lemur catta isolate mLemCat1 chromosome 20, mLemCat1.pri, whole genome shotgun sequence DNA region contains:
- the EXOSC6 gene encoding exosome complex component MTR3: protein MPGDHRRIRGPEESQPPQLYAADEGEAPAARDPTRLRPVYARAGLLSQAKGSAYLEAGGTKVLCAVSGPRQVEGGERGGGPAGAGGEAPAALRGRLLCDFRRAPFAGRRRRAPPGGGEERELALALQEALEPAVRLGRYPRAQLEVSALLLEDGGSALAAALTAAALALADAGVEMYDLVVGCGLSRAPEPAPTWLLDPTRLEEERAAAGLTVALMPVLNQVAGLLGSGEGGPTESWAEAVRLGLEGCQRLYPVLQQCLVRAARRRGAAAPP from the coding sequence ATGCCGGGGGACCACCGGCGCATCCGCGGGCCCGAGGAGTCGCAGCCGCCGCAGCTGTACGCAGCCGACGAAGGCGAGGCGCCCGCGGCCCGCGACCCGACGCGGCTGCGGCCCGTGTACGCGCGCGCCGGGCTGCTGAGCCAGGCCAAGGGCTCGGCCTACCTGGAGGCGGGGGGCACCAAGGTGCTGTGCGCCGTGTCGGGCCCGCGCCAGGTCGAGGGCGGCGAGCGCGGCGGCGGCCCGGCCGGAGCGGGCGGCGAGGCCCCGGCCGCCTTGCGCGGTCGCTTGCTTTGCGACTTCCGCCGCGCGCCTTTCGCGGGCCGCCGGCGCCGCGCGCCCCCGGGAGGCGGCGAGGAGCGCGAGCTGGCGCTGGCGCTGCAGGAGGCGCTGGAGCCGGCCGTGCGCCTGGGCCGCTACCCGCGCGCGCAGCTGGAGGTGTCGGCGCTGCTGCTCGAGGACGGCGGCTCGGCCCTGGCCGCCGCACTCACGGCCGCCGCGCTCGCCCTGGCCGACGCGGGCGTCGAGATGTACGACCTGGTGGTGGGCTGCGGCCTGAGCCGCGCGCCCGAGCCCGCGCCCACCTGGCTGCTGGACCCCACGCGGCTCGAGGAGGAGCGCGCCGCCGCCGGCCTCACCGTGGCGCTCATGCCGGTGCTCAATCAGGTGGCCGGCCTGCTAGGCAGCGGGGAGGGCGGTCCGACCGAGAGCTGGGCTGAGGCTGTGCGCCTAGGCCTCGAGGGCTGCCAGCGCCTCTACCCGGTCCTGCAGCAGTGCCTGGTGCGGGCCGCCCGCCGGAGaggcgccgccgccccgcccTGA
- the LOC123625087 gene encoding RNA-binding protein Raly-like, translating into MGHDPCAGAAATGAGRRRPAPKRLPPPGPRRVHAPRGSQARARAARPPPPAARQSPAEALLRPAGAHPPTGELAGSPLGPPRTAVRPLGSRDECRSHLDMAREPTPGPARPGQKRQQGTAIFCSNYDLNYDLYRENAPYRVHEYQRIPPLINRVPVKLRRTHMGLAVKSSFSPHKASRNSPLPPAQIKLRTEELRSIRGELSQIKAQVDSLLLHVEHMDRQRDQPAGTKDSEENRGPGSEGSSNRRSEPRGQRASPEADSSQGSTDTEQAVKNPASDQEGSQ; encoded by the exons ATGGGACACGACCCCTGTGCAGGAGCCGCAGCCACAGGCGCTGGGAGACGTCGCCCTGCGCCCAAGCGGCTCCCGCCTCCAGGGCCGCGTCGGGTGCACGCGCCCCGTGGGAGCCAGGCCCGCGCACGCGcagcccgccccccgccccccgccgcgcGGCAGTCACCGGCCGAAGCCCTCCTGCGGCCCGCCGGCGCCCACCCGCCCACCGGGGAGCTGGCCGGGTCCCCGCTGGGCCCCCCGCGGACGGCGGTGAGGCCGCTCGGCAGCCGGGACGAGTGTCGGAGTC ATTTAGATATGGCTCGGGAGCCCACGCCTGGCCCTGCCCGGCCAGGCCAGAAGAGGCAGCAGGGCACAGCCATCTTCTG CAGTAACTACGACTTGAACTATGACCTGTACAGAGAAAATGCTCCCTACAG GGTACATGAATACCAGAGGATCCCCCCACTCATCAACCGTGTGCCTGTCAAGCTCCGGAGGACTCACATGGGCCTGGCAGTCAAGAGCAGCTTCAGCCCCCACAAAGCCTCTAGGaacagccccctgccccctgcacagATAAAGC TCCGGACTGAGGAGCTGCGCTCCATCAGGGGGGAGCTGAGCCAGATCAAAGCCCAGGTGGACAGCCTTCTGCTGCACGTGGAGCACATGGACCGGCAGAGGGACCAGCCAGCAG GGACAAAGGACAGTGAAGAGAACAGGGGCCCTGGTAGTGAGGGCTCCTCAAACAGAAGGAGTGAGCCCAGGGGCCAGAGGGCCAGCCCAGAGGCTGACAGCTCCCAGGGGAGCACAGACACAGAGCAGGCA GTGAAGAATCCTGCATCGGACCAGGAAGGCAGCCAGTAG